GGACGCTCAGCTCCTGGCTGTCGGGCGACAGCGTGCCGTAGACGAGCTGGGCGAACATCCCGCCCAGCGCGCCGCACAACAGGCCGCTGCCGAGGCCAATGCCTCCGCCGATGGCGACCTTGCGCAGGTTGCCCGAGTAGATACCATCCACGACGCCGATGCACAGGCCCGTGCACGAGCCGATGAGACCGGCGAAGACCATCGTGTAGAGCACCGCCGTGTCCTCGGAGTGCTCGTAGCCATGGGTGCGCAGGTAGCCGATGCCCACGGCAGCGGCGCCCAACGTCGCGCCCACGCCCAGGCCCGCGAGGGGCCCGAGATAGCTCCCCGACCCGCCGGCGCTCCACTGCGAGAAGCCCAGGGCCATCCCCAGGCCCGCCGCGGCGGCGATGGCGATGGCGAGGCAAATCACGACATAGGTGCCCAACTCGCCGGAGCTGCCCGCATCGCCCAGGTAGGCGACCGGCTCGGTCAGCCCCCAGGCGAGGATGCCGCCCAACGCCCCCGCAATGGCCATCTGGATCAGCAGCGAACCCACCAGCCCGCCGGCCAGGGCGCCCTTCTTGCCCTTGGGCAGGGCGGCATAGGCGCCGGGCTCCACGCCCGGGTACTGGCTGGCGGCCGGGTAGGCCGGCGCCCCGGCAGGCGCGGGTGGCGGCGCGGCCACATCGTCCAGGTCGAGGCTGTCAATGACCAGCACGCTCTCGGTGGGCGCCAGTGGCGGCACAGGAGCGGCCGGCGGCAAGCCGACCGGCGCTTCCTCCGCGTCGAGGTCATCCAGCGACAGGTCTATGTCGGGTTGTTCGCGACCGTTGTCGTCGGTCATGTACGCCTCCGGGAGAGGCAAGCGTCAGGTGGCAAGTGGCAAGTGCCAAGTGGCAAGTGAACGGCAACGGCAGGTGCACGGCAACGGCAAGTGCACGTCAACCGTAGCTACTGGCGGCGGCGGATGCTGTTGATGAGGCCGTGGAGCATGCGTCCGATCTCCGCCGCCGATGCCGTGCAAGCCGCGTGACGGACCGGCTCCCCCAG
This sequence is a window from bacterium. Protein-coding genes within it:
- a CDS encoding FHA domain-containing protein, with the protein product MTDDNGREQPDIDLSLDDLDAEEAPVGLPPAAPVPPLAPTESVLVIDSLDLDDVAAPPPAPAGAPAYPAASQYPGVEPGAYAALPKGKKGALAGGLVGSLLIQMAIAGALGGILAWGLTEPVAYLGDAGSSGELGTYVVICLAIAIAAAAGLGMALGFSQWSAGGSGSYLGPLAGLGVGATLGAAAVGIGYLRTHGYEHSEDTAVLYTMVFAGLIGSCTGLCIGVVDGIYSGNLRKVAIGGGIGLGSGLLCGALGGMFAQLVYGTLSPDSQELSVQQIIARTIGWGIAGLAVGVGLGVAHGLPAKSVKKIVNGLMGGAVGGFAGGFLFDPLGMALGGLGSRLLAITLIGGLSGAAIGLIEELRKQAWLAVVGGPLTGKQFIVYNQVTTIGSSPKCDIALLKDPHIAPQHCALEAAGGVYQLRDLGAGTLVNGRPIQRQALRAGDVIQIGSTALEYQDRAIQAGG